A portion of the Chryseobacterium tructae genome contains these proteins:
- the gwsG gene encoding grasp-with-spasm system ATP-grasp peptide maturase: MILIISQNQETTTTEVIKWLIKMKKKFIRVHEDEVFKIKTRNGRIYIESYRNCFFIDAITSVWYRRGGLKFDRLHYNNKSINLNMDEYQYWLEDYVRKTIESKKSINKESTSDINKLWVLEQAQKAGLNVPQYFLADNTDDVKLGKTIMKTIGENPRIENIIKNSSGMMYTSIVQERETTTFFTTFFQEKIEKDFEIRSFYLNGKTWSTAIFSQNDEQTKIDFRKYNTKKPNRNVPYHLPKDIEEKMHLLMGSLGLNCGSLDFIKSGNKHYFLEVNAVGQFLGLSIKCNYSLEKEIAEYL, from the coding sequence ATGATTCTAATTATCTCACAAAATCAAGAAACTACTACTACAGAGGTGATAAAGTGGCTAATAAAGATGAAGAAAAAATTCATTCGTGTTCATGAAGATGAAGTTTTTAAAATCAAAACAAGAAATGGAAGAATTTATATTGAAAGCTATAGAAATTGTTTTTTTATCGATGCTATCACTAGTGTTTGGTACAGAAGAGGAGGTTTAAAATTCGATCGTTTACACTATAACAATAAATCTATTAATCTCAATATGGATGAGTATCAGTATTGGCTGGAAGATTATGTTAGAAAAACAATAGAATCAAAAAAAAGTATTAATAAAGAAAGTACTAGTGATATTAATAAATTGTGGGTGCTGGAACAAGCGCAAAAAGCAGGCTTAAATGTTCCTCAATACTTCCTTGCTGATAATACTGATGATGTGAAATTGGGCAAAACTATCATGAAAACTATAGGTGAAAATCCAAGAATAGAAAATATTATCAAAAATTCCAGCGGCATGATGTATACTTCTATCGTTCAAGAACGTGAAACCACAACTTTCTTCACAACCTTCTTTCAGGAAAAAATTGAAAAAGATTTCGAAATCAGAAGCTTTTATCTAAATGGAAAAACTTGGTCAACAGCCATTTTCTCTCAAAATGATGAACAAACTAAAATTGATTTCAGGAAATACAATACTAAAAAGCCAAACAGAAATGTGCCTTATCACCTTCCAAAAGATATAGAAGAAAAGATGCATTTATTAATGGGATCATTAGGACTCAACTGTGGTTCACTGGACTTTATTAAGAGTGGAAATAAGCATTATTTTTTAGAAGTAAATGCAGTAGGCCAGTTTCTTGGCTTATCAATTAAATGTAATTATTCATTAGAAAAAGAAATAGCAGAATATCTATGA
- the gwsS gene encoding grasp-with-spasm system SPASM domain peptide maturase: MKYFNLFTNVLMTKGATRILVSDLQRNTSELYPLEFYELIEDLKVHSIENILNHYDEESQEILDSYLNLLLEKEYGFITENNWADNFPSLSHEYTDSSTISDIFIEFHNLDFLCKIKHSMENLRIRHLIIFSENNLTEDEILAVDFLFENTPLENIDIYLPYHKQMDAHWFQKLNEKVSRISNLIVYRSVLRSIKLNNKLRFVITFTTEDLKISCCGKVDIKYFNTNLPKVLEAINHNSCLHKKIGIDKEGNIKNCPLMPGSFGNIQKISLEEALAHPDFKRYWNITKDSIEGCKECEFRYICTDCRAYTERSHSKEDIDVSKPLKCGYNPYTNEWKDWSKNPLKEKAIQYYGLQRVK, encoded by the coding sequence ATGAAATATTTTAATTTATTTACTAACGTTCTGATGACAAAAGGTGCTACAAGAATCCTTGTATCAGATTTGCAGAGAAATACATCAGAATTGTATCCGTTAGAATTTTATGAATTGATTGAAGATTTAAAGGTTCATTCTATTGAAAACATTCTTAATCATTACGATGAGGAATCTCAAGAAATTTTGGATAGCTACCTCAACCTTCTTCTTGAAAAAGAATATGGCTTTATTACTGAGAATAATTGGGCTGATAATTTCCCATCATTATCTCATGAATATACTGATTCCAGTACTATTTCCGATATTTTTATAGAATTCCACAATCTGGATTTTCTTTGTAAAATAAAACATTCAATGGAAAATTTAAGGATCAGACACCTGATTATATTCTCCGAAAATAATCTTACTGAAGACGAGATTCTGGCAGTTGATTTTCTGTTTGAAAATACACCTTTAGAAAACATTGATATTTATCTCCCTTATCATAAGCAGATGGATGCTCATTGGTTTCAAAAACTAAATGAAAAAGTATCCAGAATAAGCAACCTTATAGTATACCGTTCTGTATTGCGATCAATTAAACTAAACAATAAACTTCGTTTCGTTATTACTTTTACAACAGAAGACCTAAAGATATCATGCTGCGGAAAAGTAGACATCAAATATTTCAACACCAATCTTCCCAAAGTCTTGGAAGCCATCAATCATAATTCATGCCTGCATAAAAAAATAGGTATTGATAAAGAAGGTAATATTAAAAACTGTCCTTTAATGCCCGGAAGTTTTGGGAACATTCAAAAAATAAGCCTTGAAGAAGCATTAGCTCATCCTGATTTCAAAAGATACTGGAATATTACCAAAGACAGTATAGAAGGCTGCAAAGAGTGTGAATTCAGGTATATCTGTACAGATTGCAGGGCATATACCGAACGTTCTCATAGTAAGGAAGACATAGACGTTTCAAAGCCCTTAAAATGCGGTTATAATCCTTATACCAATGAATGGAAAGATTGGAGTAAAAACCCGCTGAAAGAGAAAGCCATTCAGTATTACGGTTTGCAGAGAGTAAAATAG
- a CDS encoding Lrp/AsnC family transcriptional regulator, whose translation MNYQLDEIDKKILDFLVENTRMPFTEIAKQMDVSAGTIHVRVKKMEDAGIILGSSLNIDYGKLDYHFTAFIGILLTKSNRTQEVLKELSTIPNVIEASVISGKYNIFCKVRAKNTDDAKRIIYQIDDIQDVMRTESMISMEEFLSDKNRLINAISI comes from the coding sequence ATGAACTATCAACTGGACGAAATAGACAAGAAGATTCTTGATTTCTTAGTAGAAAACACAAGAATGCCTTTTACTGAAATTGCTAAGCAGATGGACGTTTCTGCTGGAACAATTCACGTGAGAGTGAAAAAGATGGAAGATGCAGGTATTATTTTGGGATCATCTCTAAACATCGATTATGGTAAGCTGGATTATCACTTTACAGCTTTCATCGGAATCCTTTTGACAAAATCAAACCGTACTCAGGAAGTATTGAAAGAATTGTCAACTATTCCTAACGTAATCGAGGCTAGCGTTATTTCCGGGAAATATAATATTTTCTGTAAAGTAAGAGCTAAGAATACTGATGATGCTAAAAGAATTATTTATCAGATAGACGACATTCAGGACGTAATGAGAACTGAAAGTATGATCTCTATGGAAGAATTCCTAAGTGATAAAAATAGACTGATTAACGCGATCTCTATTTAA
- the tsaD gene encoding tRNA (adenosine(37)-N6)-threonylcarbamoyltransferase complex transferase subunit TsaD: MSDSIILGIESSCDDTSAAIIKGNSILSNIAANQTIHKEYGGVVPELASRAHQQNIIPVVEKSFTKANIQQNAISAIGFTRGPGLLGSLLVGTSFAKSLAMSLNVPLIEVNHLQAHILAHFIEDANPVPPTFPFLCLTVSGGHTMIVLVKDYFDMEIIGKTTDDAAGEAFDKIGKIFDLDYPAGPIIDRLAKEGNPDAFKFNKPKLDNYDYSFSGIKTSVLYFIQKEVRKNPDFIKENLNDLCASVQKCIIEILMNKLEKAAKDLNVIDVAIAGGVSANSALRRAMEDNKEKLGWNIYIPKFEYTTDNAAMIAMVAQLKFERGEFTDLRTSATAKYDL; this comes from the coding sequence ATGAGCGACTCTATAATTTTAGGTATTGAATCGTCTTGCGACGACACCTCAGCAGCTATCATCAAGGGGAATTCTATTCTTTCAAATATTGCTGCGAACCAGACTATCCATAAAGAATATGGAGGTGTGGTTCCTGAATTGGCTTCGCGAGCCCATCAACAAAACATTATCCCCGTTGTTGAAAAATCTTTTACCAAAGCAAATATACAACAAAATGCAATTTCAGCTATAGGATTTACACGCGGCCCCGGACTTTTAGGATCACTTCTTGTAGGAACATCATTTGCTAAGTCTTTGGCTATGAGTCTTAATGTTCCGTTAATTGAAGTAAACCACCTTCAAGCTCACATTTTGGCCCATTTCATCGAGGATGCAAATCCTGTGCCGCCTACTTTTCCTTTCTTATGCCTTACCGTAAGTGGTGGTCATACCATGATTGTATTGGTAAAGGATTATTTTGATATGGAAATTATCGGAAAAACAACTGATGATGCGGCTGGAGAAGCCTTTGACAAAATTGGAAAGATTTTCGACCTGGATTATCCTGCAGGACCTATTATCGACAGGCTTGCCAAAGAGGGAAATCCTGATGCTTTTAAATTCAACAAACCAAAGCTGGACAATTATGATTATTCTTTCAGCGGAATTAAAACTTCTGTTTTATATTTCATTCAGAAAGAGGTAAGAAAAAATCCGGACTTCATTAAAGAAAACCTGAACGACCTTTGTGCTTCCGTACAAAAATGCATCATCGAGATCCTGATGAATAAACTTGAAAAAGCAGCTAAAGATCTTAATGTAATAGATGTAGCTATTGCGGGAGGAGTTTCTGCCAATTCTGCATTAAGAAGGGCTATGGAAGACAACAAAGAAAAATTAGGATGGAATATCTACATTCCAAAGTTTGAATATACTACTGATAATGCTGCGATGATTGCCATGGTAGCACAACTGAAGTTTGAAAGAGGTGAATTTACGGATCTGAGAACTTCCGCTACAGCAAAATACGACTTATGA
- a CDS encoding RsmE family RNA methyltransferase has product MKLFYGEITGNKVIINDEEQQHIVKVLRMRDGEEIHVTDGKGGLASGKLVIEGKKAGLEVSEIKNNLPDFNPRLHIAIAPTKNIDRIEFFVEKAVEMGISEISIITTEKTERKNINIDKIRKQAIAASKQSLRFHFPVINDAVRLTDFLKDIHPENTFVAHCHENLERMELKSIPTMKEITFLIGPEGDFSEKEIAFLAEHKIKAVSLGNQRLRTETAGLFVAAWNYYNMI; this is encoded by the coding sequence ATGAAATTATTTTACGGAGAAATAACTGGCAATAAAGTGATCATCAATGATGAAGAACAACAACATATTGTAAAGGTTCTTCGGATGAGAGATGGTGAGGAAATTCACGTCACCGATGGAAAGGGAGGTTTGGCTTCAGGAAAATTGGTCATAGAAGGAAAGAAGGCGGGTCTTGAGGTTTCAGAGATCAAAAACAATCTTCCAGACTTCAATCCCAGACTTCATATCGCTATTGCCCCGACGAAGAATATTGACCGTATCGAGTTTTTTGTAGAAAAGGCTGTAGAAATGGGTATTTCTGAAATTAGTATTATTACTACAGAAAAAACGGAACGTAAAAACATCAATATTGATAAAATCAGAAAACAAGCTATTGCGGCCTCTAAACAAAGCCTAAGGTTTCATTTTCCAGTGATCAATGATGCTGTAAGACTAACGGACTTTTTAAAAGATATTCATCCTGAAAATACGTTTGTGGCACATTGTCATGAGAACCTGGAAAGAATGGAACTAAAGAGCATCCCTACCATGAAGGAAATTACTTTTTTAATTGGCCCTGAAGGAGATTTTTCTGAAAAGGAAATCGCGTTTCTTGCTGAACATAAAATCAAAGCAGTTTCATTAGGAAATCAAAGGTTAAGAACTGAGACTGCAGGTTTATTTGTAGCTGCATGGAATTATTATAATATGATATAG
- a CDS encoding TrmH family RNA methyltransferase, with protein MQMKDLAQTYEYLKQFLTEERLSKIEHFSQESSDFVLPVVEDIYQFRNAAAIVRSVEACGFHKVVALQEEYSFEPNLRVTKGADTWVEVEKLPRNMQSFQEIKDRGYKIVVVSLENNATMLPEYEITEPIALVFGTEMEGVSQEILDFADETLAIPMYGFTRSFNVSVAASICMYELKQKLIKSGIDYKLDQEKLLRMKILWTVNSIRSGQQIFEKYLSENNIDWK; from the coding sequence ATGCAGATGAAAGATTTAGCGCAAACTTATGAATATTTAAAACAGTTTTTAACAGAAGAAAGATTGTCAAAGATTGAACATTTCTCTCAGGAAAGTTCAGACTTTGTACTTCCGGTGGTCGAAGATATTTACCAGTTCAGGAATGCCGCAGCCATTGTACGTTCTGTAGAAGCCTGTGGTTTTCATAAAGTAGTGGCTTTGCAGGAAGAATATAGTTTTGAGCCCAACCTTAGAGTTACCAAAGGGGCTGATACCTGGGTTGAAGTGGAAAAACTTCCCCGAAATATGCAATCCTTTCAGGAAATTAAAGACAGAGGATATAAAATTGTGGTGGTTTCATTGGAAAATAATGCGACCATGTTGCCAGAATATGAAATTACAGAGCCTATAGCCTTGGTTTTCGGAACAGAAATGGAAGGCGTTTCTCAGGAAATCCTGGATTTTGCAGATGAAACACTGGCGATTCCGATGTATGGCTTTACAAGAAGTTTTAACGTTTCTGTAGCGGCTTCAATTTGCATGTATGAATTGAAACAAAAGCTTATAAAATCTGGGATTGATTATAAATTAGATCAAGAAAAACTGTTAAGAATGAAAATCCTTTGGACGGTAAATTCCATAAGAAGTGGCCAGCAGATTTTTGAAAAATATTTAAGTGAAAATAATATTGATTGGAAATAA
- a CDS encoding cysteine peptidase family C39 domain-containing protein, whose amino-acid sequence MKKLSDDEWSEDLSEFKVISIEDLNKGFVGDKSALGDTIINKDNFPDYRSPFYDYRNIPLGHSSLTDNPVSIFASTGVNDKGEKGYEYYAEVLPCETGSQVYGTYQANARKKQALFLFYEKPNPNKSNFSGDFYIAKMGDYFVRLFKRFPEPLSSNVNGQFFRNITSMEDEAAYLTQLAYTFEKDKIDATLVHQALMREYQFYTGDRRFEEIIGNISSIPANAIGWCAEKLEVFKPTEKNYNPQAKDYSPLIPIVGGVAVPVNINKAAQFFENLGDNPFVQGAEATFSKIWSLVRQAASKVKDVSIEHLPNAFKKLINKITGVINDIKSFLTDVADDISEIAKQGVEILKLANAFYCGVNSGLISLIQCLLYILEFLLQPTTTFSYQQYLERRDLMEKAEDVLDWVTENVPKFLQGVKDLFKASGSISQSDMEGILDKMKEYFGDVSRYTVAFYVGIFAFELLINILLLIFTEGAGNVVKGTTYVQKAASLLKVLARETVSVATLGITDLLAFLSRFIIRFGKACTKGFAGFTRFIEELLQGAKNGAKAEELADEIHDIEEVIIKGRKLQKGGGDATKSFAENAGIKIESWISKTKVFGQSTDYTCAATSLRMTLHDKGILLLEDELVRALKTDTNGASILDIPEALYFKRLEDQVTAIAEKDIKLSKLLEKLEDGDKAVVSIGTAEFKGHAVVLEKVENGKVFLRDPLPMNQGASYSMKIEDFEKIFNKKAVIIKK is encoded by the coding sequence ATGAAGAAACTATCTGATGATGAGTGGAGTGAAGATCTCTCTGAATTCAAGGTCATTTCCATAGAAGATTTAAACAAAGGATTCGTAGGAGATAAGAGTGCTTTGGGTGATACTATCATCAACAAAGATAATTTTCCTGATTATAGAAGTCCATTCTATGATTACAGAAACATACCTTTAGGACATTCTTCTCTTACTGATAACCCCGTATCAATATTTGCTTCAACAGGAGTCAATGACAAAGGAGAAAAAGGATATGAATATTATGCAGAAGTTCTGCCCTGTGAAACAGGTTCACAGGTATATGGAACCTATCAGGCTAATGCCAGAAAAAAACAAGCTTTATTTCTTTTCTATGAAAAGCCCAATCCTAACAAATCTAACTTCTCTGGTGACTTTTATATTGCCAAGATGGGAGATTACTTTGTACGGCTTTTCAAGAGGTTCCCAGAACCATTATCCTCCAATGTAAATGGTCAGTTTTTCAGGAATATCACCTCTATGGAAGATGAAGCCGCTTATCTGACACAGTTGGCTTATACTTTTGAGAAAGATAAAATAGATGCTACTCTTGTTCATCAGGCTTTAATGAGGGAATATCAGTTTTATACAGGAGACAGAAGATTTGAAGAGATTATAGGCAATATTTCTTCTATTCCTGCTAATGCCATTGGATGGTGTGCTGAAAAGCTGGAAGTTTTTAAGCCTACAGAGAAGAATTATAATCCTCAGGCTAAAGATTATTCTCCATTAATCCCTATTGTAGGAGGTGTTGCAGTTCCTGTTAATATAAATAAAGCTGCACAGTTCTTTGAGAATTTAGGTGATAATCCTTTTGTTCAAGGGGCAGAAGCTACTTTTTCAAAGATTTGGTCATTGGTAAGACAGGCTGCAAGTAAGGTTAAAGATGTTTCCATAGAACATCTTCCTAATGCCTTTAAAAAGCTGATTAACAAAATTACAGGTGTCATTAATGATATTAAATCCTTTCTTACTGATGTAGCTGATGACATTAGTGAGATAGCTAAACAAGGAGTAGAAATCCTTAAACTGGCTAATGCTTTTTATTGTGGTGTTAATAGTGGTCTAATTAGTCTTATACAATGTTTGCTGTATATTTTAGAGTTTCTTTTACAGCCTACAACTACTTTCTCCTATCAGCAGTATCTTGAAAGAAGAGACTTGATGGAAAAAGCCGAGGATGTACTGGATTGGGTAACAGAGAATGTCCCTAAGTTCCTGCAGGGGGTTAAAGACCTATTCAAAGCCAGTGGAAGTATTTCTCAATCTGATATGGAAGGAATACTGGATAAGATGAAAGAGTATTTTGGTGATGTTTCAAGATATACAGTAGCTTTTTATGTAGGCATTTTTGCCTTTGAACTACTAATTAATATTCTGCTACTTATTTTTACAGAGGGTGCAGGGAATGTGGTAAAAGGAACTACTTATGTCCAGAAAGCAGCAAGTCTATTAAAGGTTCTTGCAAGAGAAACTGTTTCTGTGGCTACATTAGGAATTACAGATTTACTGGCTTTTCTTTCAAGATTTATTATTAGATTTGGAAAGGCTTGTACTAAAGGGTTTGCGGGCTTTACCAGATTCATTGAAGAATTATTACAAGGTGCTAAGAATGGTGCTAAAGCAGAGGAACTGGCCGATGAAATTCATGATATAGAGGAAGTAATAATCAAAGGAAGAAAACTTCAAAAAGGAGGTGGTGATGCAACCAAGTCTTTTGCTGAAAATGCAGGAATTAAGATAGAAAGTTGGATAAGTAAAACTAAGGTCTTTGGACAATCTACAGATTATACTTGTGCTGCTACTTCTTTGAGAATGACATTACATGACAAAGGTATTTTACTATTAGAAGATGAATTGGTAAGAGCATTAAAAACTGATACTAATGGGGCTTCAATTTTAGATATCCCTGAGGCTCTATATTTCAAAAGATTGGAAGATCAGGTAACAGCTATTGCTGAAAAAGATATTAAGTTATCAAAGTTATTAGAGAAATTAGAAGACGGAGATAAAGCAGTAGTAAGTATTGGTACAGCAGAGTTTAAAGGTCATGCTGTAGTACTGGAAAAAGTGGAAAATGGAAAGGTATTTTTACGTGACCCCTTACCTATGAATCAAGGAGCTTCTTATTCTATGAAGATAGAAGACTTTGAGAAGATATTTAACAAAAAAGCAGTAATTATTAAAAAATAA
- a CDS encoding TonB-dependent siderophore receptor, whose protein sequence is MKFPYYKNFLGDDLAYETQMMNIFTQLNYKISENWTSQTIVSRARSTINGYISAINGKTDSTASAQVMVGTTSFIATNIQQNFIGDFHIGRFRNRMVVGLDYYNNSNHFDRYHTNTKVFNFVHPSADFRVNQNTIDALTATSVARRENNSDNTYAAYVSNVFNVTDQLMVMASLRVDRFQFKGVYDIATGQIKGGLSNSGTQTGPYGQTALSPKLGLVYEILKNKVSLFGNYMNGFNNVSGVDINGNSFKPEYANQLELGVKADIFNHRLVGTLSYYNIRVDNILRTNPDDINYSIQDGTQLSKGFEAELTANPFDGLNIVAGYAYNDSKFTNANPSVNGLRPALSGPANMFNFWISYRIPQGKLKGLGVGGGGNMGSSSYQTNTQTAKVIIPSYTMFDLGIFYDQPKYRVGLKFDNITNEKAWSVRLTPQAPARFLGSVSLKF, encoded by the coding sequence ATGAAGTTTCCGTATTATAAGAACTTCCTGGGAGATGATCTGGCTTATGAAACGCAGATGATGAATATCTTTACCCAGTTGAACTATAAAATTTCAGAAAATTGGACATCTCAGACGATTGTATCCCGTGCAAGATCTACCATTAATGGCTATATTTCTGCTATTAATGGGAAAACAGATTCTACGGCAAGTGCTCAGGTGATGGTAGGAACTACTTCATTTATAGCAACCAATATCCAGCAGAATTTTATCGGTGATTTCCATATCGGAAGATTCAGAAACAGAATGGTTGTGGGATTGGATTATTATAACAATTCTAATCATTTTGACCGTTATCATACCAATACAAAAGTATTTAACTTTGTTCATCCATCGGCAGACTTCAGAGTCAACCAAAATACAATTGATGCACTTACCGCAACTTCTGTAGCGAGAAGAGAGAATAATAGTGATAATACCTATGCAGCTTATGTGTCGAATGTCTTCAATGTAACAGATCAGTTAATGGTAATGGCTAGTTTAAGAGTAGACAGATTCCAGTTTAAAGGAGTTTATGATATTGCTACAGGTCAAATAAAAGGAGGCTTAAGTAACAGCGGAACGCAGACCGGACCTTATGGACAGACAGCGCTTTCTCCTAAATTGGGTCTTGTTTATGAAATATTGAAGAATAAAGTGTCCCTATTTGGAAACTATATGAATGGTTTCAATAACGTAAGTGGAGTAGATATTAACGGAAATTCATTCAAGCCTGAGTATGCTAATCAATTGGAGTTGGGAGTAAAAGCAGATATTTTCAACCACAGACTTGTAGGAACTTTAAGTTATTATAATATCCGTGTTGATAATATATTGAGAACAAATCCTGATGATATCAACTATTCTATTCAGGATGGAACCCAATTGAGCAAAGGATTTGAAGCTGAGTTGACTGCCAATCCTTTTGATGGATTAAATATTGTTGCCGGATATGCTTACAACGATAGTAAATTTACCAATGCCAACCCTTCCGTTAATGGTCTAAGACCAGCATTGTCAGGCCCTGCGAATATGTTTAATTTCTGGATCAGCTACAGAATTCCCCAAGGTAAATTAAAAGGCCTTGGAGTAGGAGGTGGCGGAAACATGGGATCATCTTCATATCAGACAAATACACAAACAGCCAAAGTAATTATACCATCGTATACGATGTTTGACCTGGGAATTTTCTATGACCAGCCAAAATATAGAGTAGGATTGAAATTTGATAATATTACCAACGAAAAAGCCTGGTCAGTGCGTTTAACACCACAAGCACCAGCGCGTTTCTTAGGGAGTGTTTCCCTGAAATTCTAA
- a CDS encoding carboxypeptidase-like regulatory domain-containing protein, translating to MVDGQPLRAISVSLLETDRQTLTDDEGNYRFTNVNAGSYTIKLQILGSKEIRIPVEVKAGESTTLDYQLTKENIQAIQEVVIMKNVNRFSKKESGFVARLPLKNLENPQVYNTVTKELFQEQVAVDLGSISKNVPGAGVPMIANQGRVTFRSRGFETEPNARNGVAGAAFSVIDPVNLERIEAIKGPSATLFGKSVASSYGGVYNRVTKKPYNNFGGEVGYVGGSWDYNRVTVDVNTPVNKDRTALFRLNAAGTFEKSFQELGFTNSLAIAPSFSYQINDRMSLLLDIEFNQAKGTSVVRFNPYTGSNKHSLLQI from the coding sequence ATGGTGGATGGACAGCCTTTAAGAGCAATTTCTGTTTCATTATTGGAAACTGATCGCCAAACTTTGACGGATGATGAGGGAAACTATCGTTTTACCAATGTAAATGCAGGTTCTTATACCATAAAGTTACAAATCTTAGGATCTAAAGAAATACGTATTCCTGTTGAAGTAAAAGCAGGAGAAAGCACAACCTTGGATTATCAACTGACCAAAGAAAATATTCAGGCGATACAGGAAGTTGTGATCATGAAAAATGTCAATAGGTTTTCTAAAAAAGAAAGTGGGTTTGTGGCAAGACTTCCTTTAAAGAACCTGGAAAACCCTCAGGTATATAACACTGTAACTAAAGAGCTTTTTCAGGAACAGGTTGCTGTAGATCTTGGAAGTATCTCTAAGAATGTACCGGGAGCAGGAGTTCCTATGATTGCCAATCAGGGAAGAGTAACCTTTCGTTCAAGAGGTTTTGAAACCGAACCTAATGCAAGAAATGGAGTGGCAGGTGCTGCATTTTCAGTAATTGATCCTGTCAACCTAGAACGTATTGAAGCAATAAAAGGTCCTTCGGCTACTTTATTCGGAAAAAGTGTAGCCAGCAGTTATGGTGGGGTTTACAATCGTGTGACGAAAAAGCCTTATAATAACTTTGGTGGTGAAGTAGGATATGTTGGTGGAAGCTGGGATTACAACCGAGTAACAGTAGATGTGAATACTCCGGTTAATAAAGATAGAACAGCCCTTTTCCGTCTGAATGCAGCAGGAACTTTTGAAAAAAGTTTTCAAGAACTAGGATTTACCAATTCATTGGCTATAGCCCCAAGTTTCTCATATCAGATCAATGACCGTATGTCGCTTCTTTTGGATATAGAATTCAATCAGGCAAAAGGAACCTCAGTGGTACGCTTTAATCCTTATACAGGAAGCAATAAACACAGTCTATTGCAGATATGA
- a CDS encoding DUF2490 domain-containing protein: MMFDIKKVFIIIGITGCMGSLAKAQISPPGLGDAKTAFWSAFGVKHNLDSLGKKQTMSYIAIGRKSTPDNDNLLAKQAIFVLNHEVYHSFAPHQQYSYALSYRRQPEYEKEVPYDKEGIEQEFRVYGRYAYTFNLGKKLKLKNTVRQEFRKFFDADFHKVDEDFQLRTRIKSQLTYNLSPKNNQKLALSAEALFSISHLNEHNQHWNSYGYRELRLAAYYMFNIPNSPFTVDIGYMDDLIRGSQSIHHGGVHYLAADLIWNIPYKKKEITNEDHLD, translated from the coding sequence ATGATGTTCGATATAAAAAAAGTATTTATCATAATAGGTATAACAGGATGTATGGGAAGCCTGGCAAAAGCACAGATCAGTCCACCTGGTCTTGGAGATGCCAAGACTGCATTCTGGTCAGCATTTGGAGTCAAGCACAATCTGGACTCTCTGGGAAAAAAACAAACCATGAGTTATATTGCCATTGGGCGTAAAAGTACTCCGGATAACGATAATTTATTGGCAAAGCAGGCTATTTTTGTATTAAACCATGAGGTTTATCACTCTTTTGCCCCCCATCAGCAATACAGCTATGCCTTAAGCTATCGTCGACAACCTGAATATGAAAAGGAGGTTCCTTATGATAAAGAAGGTATAGAACAGGAATTCAGAGTGTATGGGCGATATGCTTATACTTTTAACCTTGGGAAAAAGCTAAAGCTTAAAAATACAGTTCGCCAGGAATTCAGAAAGTTCTTTGATGCTGATTTTCATAAAGTAGATGAAGATTTTCAGTTGAGAACGCGTATCAAAAGCCAATTGACCTATAATTTATCCCCCAAGAATAATCAGAAACTGGCATTGAGTGCTGAGGCTCTATTTTCCATCAGTCACCTCAATGAACATAACCAGCACTGGAATTCTTACGGATATCGGGAATTAAGGCTTGCCGCTTATTATATGTTCAATATTCCCAATTCTCCTTTTACGGTAGATATTGGATATATGGATGATCTGATCAGAGGAAGCCAAAGCATTCATCATGGCGGAGTACATTATCTGGCCGCAGACCTCATCTGGAATATTCCTTACAAAAAGAAAGAAATTACCAACGAAGATCATCTTGACTAA